The following is a genomic window from Pirellulales bacterium.
TTCGCTACGTCCGCCGCCGCTGCCGCCGCAAGTTGCGCCGTGCGGAGCCGCAGCATCGCGTCCGCGGCGCCCGCATCTTCCCGCCGGCGAAGCGCGACCGGTTGCAGCGCTCGCAACTGCTCGATTTCTTGGCTCAATGTCTGCCAGGCGGCGATTTGCTGCCGGCAGTGCCAATAGCTTGCCAGCAAGGCCCGCCAGTCGCCGGCCGGCACGGCGCTAAGAGCGTCGGCCAGGCTGACGGCCGTGCCCTGCGACGGGTCTCGTGCTTCGTCCCAGTGCAGCGCGGCGGAAAGCTCCTGCGCACGCTTCAGCGACGATAGCTCGCTCAGACCGCCGTAAAGCCCCTGATCGGCCTCGGTGGGCAATGCATCGGTTGTCGAAGCGGTCGTCTCCGGCTGCTCCTCGCCCACTCGCGACTCGACCGGTTCGACCCTGGGCGGCTTCGCGACGAAGTGCCTCTGGCCGGTTGGCCGCGGGCGGCTGGTGGAACTTGACGACGGAGTCGCCGCCCGCCGCGGGCGCCCGCTCTTCTGGCGGGGCGAATGGTTTACGTCGGGCGCCTGCTTCAACGCGGGGCTGGCCTCGTCGGGCAGGCGTCTCAGCGGCTGCGATTCGCGCGGCGGAGCCAGCGTCGGAACTCGCACCCTGGGGGTCGGCGGCGCGTCGATCGGCGATTCGAACGCCGCCTGCTTCACGCCCCGCCGCCGTTCGGCAAGTTCCTTTCTGTCGGACTTTTCTGCCGGCGCCGCCGGCGGCGGGCCGATCAAGACCCCCACCAGTTGCGCGCTGGTCAGGCCGGCGGGAACCACGGTCAAGGCGTATTCGGCGATGTCGAGATTGTAGTCGCGGACCGCCGCCACGAAGGCCCACCGCTGTCGGCTGAGCTCGATCACGCTATCGACGACGGAGACCAGGTCGAGTTGCCCGGCCAGGTAGGCCTCGGCTTCGGCATCGGCACTATCGGCCGCCGAAACGGCCGCGGCCGCACGCAGCTCGATCGAGCGGTGCAACAAGGGCAGCGTGCGGTCGATCAGGTGCATCTTGGGCGGGGCGGAACGCGCATACCGCTCTTGAAAGAAGGTGCGATAGGCCCCGCTGTGCGGCAGGTCGGCGGCCAGTGGCAGCGGCTCGTTGGCCGGCAACCGCATGTGGTCGGCCAAAGCGTATTGCTGCGCCAGCACCGCCAGCTCCGCTTCGCGCACCCGTGCTTCGGCCGAGGCCATACGGGCTTCCAGCACCGGATGGCTGGCGTGCCGGCCGCTGGCGTCGGCCGGAGGCAGCAGTTGGCCCAGCCGCGAGGCTTCGTCGGCGGCAATCCGATACTCGCAGGCCGCGGCAAAGAGCTGCCAATAGGCGGGTATGACAAGTGCCCGTTGCTGCCGGTCGTGGATGCGCGAGAGCAGATCGACCAGCGCGATCGGCTTGCCCTCCAGCGCCTTGTCTCCTTCGGCCAGCCACTGCAGCAAGGCGTCGGGCGAATTCTTTGGCGCCGGTGCTCCGGGATCGGCCGCGCCGCCGGCTTCAGCGGCTTCCTCGATCGCCGGTTCGAGCGTCGCGCCGTCGGCATCTTCCATGCTCGGCCCGTCGAGCGCGTCCCCGTCGAGGGCGTCGCCGTCGCGTGGATCGCCGTCGAGCGAGCTGTTTTCGTCGGCGGCTTCGAGGGGCGTGTCGAGCTCGGCCGCGCGGGCTTCGCGGTCTAAAGCGGCTGCGTCGGAGACCTGGCCGCACAGGGCGACGATCATCAATAGTGAGCTAATGTCCATCCTTGACGCTCCTTCCATGCGCCGTGCTTCTTGCTCTTTCGGCTGCTGAGGTAGAATATCAGGGAGCTAGCGTGACGCGCAGGCCGTTTTGAGTCAAACCCAATTCCGTGCCTCGGCGAGCGTAACCGGTTTCTGGCGGAGAAAGAGGTAGAGTAGAAAGTGACAGGCTGGCGAAATTGGTTGGCGTTTGCGGCGCTGCTGGCGCTGGTGTCGGCCTGTGCCCTGGCGGTCGGCGATGCCGCGACGCGCCCGGCGCGTTTGGTCGATCGGTTGGACCACGAGGCCCTTTTCCACTGGCTCTCGACGCGCGACCTGGGCCGGGAGTTGAGAACGACCAAGCTGCGTCTGGCGCGGCGTTTGGCGGAAGATTTTCGCCAGGGCTACGACTGGCAGTACGAGCTGGCCGAGCTCGATTCGGCCCACCGCGATCGGGCCATCGCCAACCTGCGCGAGCTGGTGCCCGTATGGCTGCTCGACCGGGCAGACCGCTACACGGCGCTGACCGAGCCGGAACGCACGGCCTTCGTCGACGAGCAGCTCGACGACCTCCTCTATTGGCCCGTTTGGCAGCGTCGCGCGGCCGGGCAGTTGGCGGAGTTGCTGCCCCGCAATCCGGCCTTGGCCGTGCAGCAAATCGACGCCTGGACCGACGGGCTGGAAACAGGTCAACGGCAGCGGATTCAGCAATTCACCGGCGCCCTCTATCTGCGCTGGCTGTAGCGCGGCTACCTGTTCATGCCCGGCGGCGCGTAGTCTTAAGCGGAATTCCGTCGCCGACCGAACGCATGGCATGATGGAATTCGCTTAGGTCGATCCATCGGGTGAGATACGCGGCCAATTAGCGATGGTCGCCCCAGTCATTGCTTGGCGGCCGTCATTGCCGGCGCCAAAGATCCCATACGGTCACGAGCCGATCAGGCTCGTCGACATCATAAAGTGCTGCAAGGGGGGCGACGAGCGCGATGCGCGTGGCCCCGCCGCGCGACTCCCCGAATGAGAGCGGTTCGCGGGCCAGCGCGGCATCGATCGTGTCGGCGGCCGCGGCAACATCGGCGCGGTCTGCGGCGCCGTTCCAAAGGCGCGCAAGCTCTTGTTCCGCGCCCGGCCGCCAGACCACGGTGAATTTCATGTTCGCCCCAGATCGCGCCAGATCTCGGCGAGGGGCCGACCTTGGGTTTCCTGATGTCGGCGCCGGAGCTCTTCTTTGGAATGCGGGCTTTCTGCCGAAAGCGCGGCATAGAAGAGCTCATCGTAAAGCGACGAGGGGAGAAAGTGCCCGACTGTCTGTCCGGTTTCATCGCAGACCTCGACCGGCTCGTCGAGTCCGTTTAACTTCGATCGGAGATCGGCATCGAGCGTCAGTCTGGTCATGTTAGGGATACCTTTTGGGCATATTGAGCTACAGGTAAGCATATCCTGCCGCCCGTTGCCCGGCAACGCCGGGAAGAACGGCGTATCCGTGCTACGCGCTGCGAGTTGGGATCCCGCACCTGGGCCTTCCTCGGCCGGGCCGCCTGCCTCCTCACGAAGTCAGGTGCGGAGTCGCGCATCTTCGCGGTCGTGGTGCGTAAGCCACACTGACGGGGGGATCCGGTGCAACGTTGCACCCAAAGGCGCCGGCGAATCGCTTGTATAAGCGCACGTCGATGCGTTGCCCTGATCGGCGGCAAACCCTTGCGCAGCAAGCGGTTCGGAAGGGCAAGCCGGTCCGCGGCCGTCGAATTGCCACAAGCGCACGAGCTTCGGGTGGCAACCATTGCCACCTCCGCGATAAGGCGACCCGCGCGGTCGGCCATCGGGCCATGAATAATCCGGGCTAGCCCGCCGTCATGCCGCGTTCGGTGATGGTGTACGGCACGATTTCATCGCTGCACGCGCTACCGCGATGTTTGGCGATGTAGAGGGCCTTGCTCAACTTGTTGCCCTCGCGGATCTTGCCCAGATAGATGACCGTGTTGGCGTTCGACAAAACGTCGCCTTCATCGAGCTTGCGCGAAATCAACTCCTCCAGCATCGCTTCCGGCGAGGTGTAGAGCAGCAGGCAGGAGACTTGCCGGTAATCGTAGGCGTTCGCCTCCACTTGGCCGGCGTGTGCTCGATAACGCTCTCTCAGCAAGTCTCGGGCGACCCAGTCGTGGTCTTTCCGCAGGATCTGGTGGTAGACGTACTCGAACAGCTCGAATTGGATCGACTCGCTCGCGCGGTGCGCCGGTTCGATACCGTCGGCCACGACGCGCCTCGCACCACGGAGGAAGTTGCCGTAGAAGAAGGCGATCGTCACGTTCAGCTTGCGGGCCAGCTCGGCTTGCCAGTCCTGCCAGGCTTCGAATTCAAGATCGCCGCGCGTCACGCGACGGCCGGCGTAGTCGAAGACGTGCAGGTAATCACCCAACGGACAAGCCAGGTCGAACAGCTCCCGGCTGCCGGGCACACGGTCGGTAGGGGCGGCCCTCAACTGCCAGCCGAACATCCGCCGGGCGTATTCGTCGTGGCTTTGCGCGTCGCCGCGGGCGCTCATGTCGAACACCAGGCCGGTGCGCCCCTCTTGCTCCTTGCCGGCACGGGCGAATTGGATCCCGAGCTGGGTTTTGCCGATGCCGGTGGCGCCGGAAACCACGGTCAAGGTGCCCGGCAACAGGCCGCCGCCCAGCAGCTCGTCCAGCCCTTCCACCCCCGTCGACAGCCGGCGGACGTCGTTCGTTCGATCGTTCACAGTTTCCGGAACCTTCTTTCGTTGGTTGTTGCGTAATAGCACGATTACTCCAAAACCAGCGGTGGCTGGGGCAGAGCCTAAGCGATGCCCCGGCGCGTCACAACCGGGGCATCGCCTGGCCGCATGGCCGATTCAGATGCCAGCCGTTTACTGGCCAGGCTCTGCCCCAGCCACCTTTTGGATCCTGATCGCCGACCAGGACACAACCATCCGCGGCATGGCCGCCGGCGAGCGGTTCAGAAAGCGAGCGAATGCCGTGACGGTCTTCTCGGCCCGCAAGAGATCATCGGGCTTACCGAGCGCGCTGGCAAGGTAGGCTAAATTGCCGGCCGATACGGAGTTGCCCGATGGCGTGGCCGAATCGATCGGGTCTTTCGGGCGGGCCAACAGGGTTTCGTGGTCGTCGGACGTGAAGAAGAAGCCGCCCGCACCGTCGTCCCAAAACAATCGCTGCTGGACCGCCGTCAACTCCGCCGCCGCGTCGAGCCACTTCTTTTCATCCGTCGCACGGTGCAGGGCCAACAGCCCGTCGACGAAGAAGGCGTAGTCGTCGAGATAGGCATTCAGCTTCGCCTGGCCCGACGTGTAACTGTGCAGCAAGCGCCCTTCCGGCGTGCGGAGGTGTTGCAAGACCGCGTCGGCGGCGCGACGGGCGGCCGCCAGGTAAGACTCGTTGCCAAACAACCGCCCGGCATCGGCAAAGCCGCGAATCATCAAGCCGTTCCAGCCCGTCAGAATCTTCGTGTCGGTCAAGGGCCGCTTTCGCCGGCCGCGCACGGCCAGCAGCTTTTTGCGGCTGGCTTCGAGACGCTGCTGAAACACGGCCAGCGGCATTCGCTCGCGTTCGGCGGACTTTTCCAGGGGCCGGGCCAATTCGAGCACGTAGCGCTTCTCGAAGTTCGGCGGGCCGTCGACTCCGTAGACCGCCGCGACCCGCTCGTATTCGGCCGGCTCCAAAACGTCTTTCGCTTCCTGCCGCTTCCAGACATAAAAGGCGCCCTCGTCGCCGTCTGTCTCGGCGTCGATGGCCGCGTAAAAGCCGCCGCAGGGATCGGTCATCTCCCGGCCGACGAAGGCCAAGATTTCTTCGGCGACCTGCCGGAAATCATCGCGCGCGGTCAACTGCCAGGCTTCGGCATAGAGGCTGGCGAGCTGCCCGTTGTCGTAGAGCATCTTCTCGAAGTGGGGAATGCGCCAAAAGCGGTCGGTGCTGTAGCGGTGAAAGCCGCCGCCCAGATGATCGCGGATGCCGCCCGCCGCCATTTTCTCCAGCGTGACGACCAGCATCGTCCGCGCGTCATCGTCGTTGGTCCGCCGAGCGTGGTCGAGCAACAGCATCAGGTTCGATGGTTCGGGAAACTTGGGACGCCGCGGGTTTGCCGTGCTGTATCCAAAACCGCCGTGCTCGCCGTCGTACTGGTCGGCCAAAGCGGCGACGGCCGCCTGCACCACGCCGTCTTCCAACGCCTGCGGCGCCAGCGCCTGTTTGCCCAGCTCACGTCGCAAATAGTCGGCGAGCTGGTCGCCGACGGTCGTCAATTCGTCGGGCGCTTTTTGCCACCGCTCGGCGACCAGCGTCAGCAGGGTCAATAGTCCCGTGACTCGCTGCGCCGGTCCGGCGCCCGCCGCGGGGGCGATCTCCTTGTCGCGGGGCGGAAAATAAGTGCCGCCAAAAAACGGTTTGGCGTCGGGCGTCAGAAACATCGTCAGCGGCCATCCGCCCGGCCGGCCCAAGGCGTGCAGGGCCGCCATGTAAATCTCGTCAACGTCGGGCCGCTCTTCGCGGTCGACTTTGATGCACACGAAGTTCTTGTTCATGAAGTCCGCGATCTCGTCGTCCATAAACGACTCGCGCTCCATGACGTGGCACCAATAGCAACTCGAGTAACCGATCGACAGAAAGATCGGCTTCTTCTCGGTCTTGGCCCGGTCGAGGGCTTCGGCGCCCCAGGGATACCAGTCGACGGGATTGTGCGCGTGCAGCAGCAGATAGGGACTTGTCTCTTTCGCCAGGCGGTTTGCGCGGCGTTGGTTCTCGGATTTTGGCTCTTGGCCCGCGCCGATCGTGGCGAAGAGCACGGCCACCGCTGCCACAAGGCACCGCCGCCATCGCGGGGCGGACCTGCCTAGTGCTCTGTCAGTCGTTCCTCGATGGATCGACCGCGAAGCGACGGCGGTGGCGGGGGCAGAGCTTGGCCAGGACCGGCCAAGCTCTGCCCCAGCCACCCCCTGACATCCATCAATCAACGAGTGACGGAGCACCACGATGTTTCGCTGACCGGGCATGGGCTAGTTGTCCAGGCCGAGCGAATTGAGGAAGTCGTCCAGCGCCGCATCGCCTCCGCTGTCCGCCGTTTTCGACGCCCCCGCCTCGGACCCGTTGATTTCGAGATTGTCCACCGGCTGCGCGGGAGCGGTCTTTTTTCGGACCGCTGCCTTCGGGGACGAAGCCGGCTTTTTCCGCGGCTTGGCGTCGGCCGACGCCGGCGGGTCGTCGGCCAATTGAAACGTGTCGTCGCCCTTGTCGCTTGTCGTTGCGGACGGCTCAACCGCGGGCCTGGAGGCGGGCTCCGCAACGGCCGCTCCTTCGTCTTTTTCCGATTCGTCCAGGAAGTTGAAGGTCGCATCGCTGGCCGGCTCCGCCTGCGGCTCCTCGCTGAGAAACCCGAACGCTTTAGCATGATCGTCGCTGGAATCGCCAACGTCGGACACTCCCGCCGGCTCGCTCGTGGCCGCGGCTGCCCGCGGCGCACGCGCCGCTGGCTCGTCTCTTTGCGACGACGTATCGACGATGGGCAAGGCTTCTTCCACTTCGTCCGGCGAAGCTGCCGTGGCACTCGGCCGATCGCCGTTCAGGTCGGGAAAATGGCCGTTGTGTTCATACTCGGCGCGAAAGGTCAAGGGGCCGATCGTCAGGGTCTCACCCGGCTTGAGCAGCGCCTCTTGCACGCGCTGGCCCTCGACCACGGTGCCGTTGAGCGAACCGTTGTCGCGGACCACCAGCGCGCCCTCCAGCTCGTAGATCAAGCAGTGATGGCGGCTGACGGTGGCATGGGCCACGGTCAGATCCGCGTCACGCCCGCGACCGATCATGGAGGGCAGTTTTAGTTTGACTTCGGAGCGGTTCGCCTTTCCGCCCACGACCACCAACTTGGCTTCCATCGCGTCTTCACCGTTTCCGCAGCATTGAGAGAGGACCGGCTGCCGCGGCGCGATGCGCAGCAAGCCAATGACTTGGGCCACCAGACGTTACTATAGCCGGTAGCACGGCCCACGCAACCGAATTCACGACTTGACCTTGCGACGGAGGGAACCGAAAAAAGAACCGTTGCCCAGTCACGTACCGGTCTTACGCCTCGTGAAAACGACCCCTCGGCTGCAAATTGGTCCCGTCACCGTCGATCCGCCGATTTTGCAGGCGCCGATGGCGGGCTTCACGAATTACGCCTATCGGCAGATCGTGCGCGAATTTGGCGGCGTCGGATTGCAGGCCACCGAGATGATCAGCGCCAAGGGGTTTTTGGCCCAGGAGGAGCGGCGGCAGGAACTGCCCGACCGGCTGTGGGGCGTCAAAGAGGAGCCCCGTCCGCTGGCGGTGCAGATTTGGGACAACGACCCGGCCATCTTGGCCGAAGTCGGAGCCAGGCTGGCCCACGAATTTCAAATCAGCGTGGTCGATCTCAATTTTGGCTGCCCGGTGAAGCAGGTGACGGTCGACGCCCATAGCGGCTCGTACCTGTTGCGCGACCCGGAGCGTGTCGGCCGGATCGTCGAGCGCGTGGTGGCGGCCTGCCGGCCAACCCCCGTCACGGCCAAGATCCGCCTCGGCTGCACACGCGACAAGATCACCGCCCCGGCCGTCGCCCAGGCCGTGGAAGACGCGGGCGGGGCCGCCTTGACGGTCCACGGCCGTACCGCCCAGGACTTCTTTCAAGGCTCGGCCGATTGGGAAAACATCGCCGCTTTGAAGCAGCATCTCAGACGCATTCCGCTGATTGGCAACGGCGACCTCGACAGCCCGGAAAAAGTCGTGTTCGCTCTGACGCGCTACCCTGTGGACGGAGTGATGATCGCACGGGCGGCCCTCTCGCGGCCGTGGCTCTTCCGCCAGGCGGCCGCGGCGTTGGCCGGCCAGCCGGTGCCGCCCGATCTGGACCTGGCTGCCGAGCGAACGCTTTTGCTCTATCATTTCCGTCTGGTGGTGGCCCGCTTCGGCGCCGACAAGGGAACTCGCCTGATGCGCAAGTTCGCCTGTTGTTATGCCCAGGGCCGGCCGGGCGCGAGGGAATTTCGCACCTATGCCGCTCGCGTCAGCACGCCGGCCGAGCTTCATCATGTCGTGGAGACGTACTTTCCGCGCGGCGAAGCGACCAGTTCAACGTCACCGGCTGGGCCGCGGCGGTGACGACGTCGCTGGGGTCTGCGTAGGGCCTGACGGCGATCGCGCGGCCGAGCGCCGCCACTTCCAATTCGTCTGTAAGGAAGGGCCAAGGCGAAACGGAGATCGCATACGGCCCGGTCGTGGGCCGCAAGGTCAACACCGGTCCGCCCGGCGGAGCGAACTCCTGCGGCTCCCGCCGTTCGGCGCAACAAAGCCAGAGACTGAGGGCGTCGAACATCTGCAGCCATGATACGGCGCGATCGGCCGCCGCCCGGTCGGCCGAATCGCCCGCCGTTTTCTGCCACATCGCCAGCCATTTGTCTCGCTCGGCCTGTTGCTCGGTGAGAAAATCGTTTGCCAATGCCGTCGCCGTGGCATCCGACTTCCAGCGGCCCGAGAACCGCTCGAGCAACCGCGTGAAGTGGCCGCTGACCATGTATCCGGCCAGCGGGCCGATGCCGGCCGCCGCCCGAATCGACTCGCGCCAGATGGCCAGCGAATCGGTCAGCGCGGTCTCCGTAAAATCGAGCGGACGGCCGGTCTGGGCATCGACTTTCGGCGCGATTTCCCAGGCGGCCCAGCCGTCGTCGTGATGGGCCACCGCCGCCACGATTCCTTCGCGCGGTGCAAGCCGGGCAAACGGTTCTTTTCCCCACGGTCCGGCCAGCGCGCCCGACAACCGGGCGTGCTCGACCTGAGAGATCAGCACCCATTGCTCCTCGCCTGTCGCCGTTTTCGATCGTCGTATCATGAATCACATCCTCGCAGCAATTCGCGCACCGTGCATCAGGTTTGCTAGCGGAAAACAAGCCAGTTTCTGCCTCGCTGTAAAAAGACCGCCCCAGTGAGTCATGCCGTAGCCTTGCACCCGCGTCTGGCAAATTGCCCGGAAAGGCGTAAAATATCTGCCATTGTGCCGCAAGACCCACCGCCCAGTACACCCTTGACGACTGCCATGACTTACTTTCGCACGCTGATCGCCCTCGCCGGCTGGCTCGTTTACGCCCAGGCAACTCTTGCTTCGCCGTTTTGTCTTCCGCCCGCACCCGCCGATGCCGGCGTCCTGCGTGCCGCCCCGGAGGAATGTCTGTTCTACGTCGGCTGGAACGGCGCCGGCACGGCCGATGCCAAGAGCGAGAATCAGACCGAGCAATTGCTCGCCGAAGAGGAGGTCAAGAACTTCGTGTCGAAGCTCGACAGCCAGGTGACGGCCCTGGTGCAGCAAGCGATGCGCGGCAATCCGGCAGCGGCGATGTTCGCCGACGATGCGCCCGCACTCGTCAAGGCCGTGCTCACGCGACCAGCGGCACTCTATGTGTCGAAGGTGGCCGTCGGGCCGATGGGTCCCGACGTGCGTGCCGGGCTGGTGATTAACACGGGCGACATGAAGCCGACGTTTGCCAAGCTGGTGGGGCAACTCGAAGCCCTGGCCGCGGGCCAGTTGCCGCCCGGCATGAAGCTTGAAGAAACCAACGTCGGCGGGGCCGTGCTGCACCGCGCTCCGCTGCCACCAGGCCAGCCCGTCGTCGTGTGGGGATTCAAAGAAAGCTATTTTCTCGTCAGCGTGGGGGCCGACGCGGGGCAAGAACTGGTCGGGCGACTCGCTTCGGGCTCGCCGCCCGGCTGGCTCAGCAACGTGCAGCAACAGGCGGGCATCGAACGTCCCGGCACAACCTGGTACGTCAATGTCGCCGGCATCTTGCAGGCCGCGCAGCCCTTGATGACCGATCCCAAAATCGCCGCCACGCTCGACGCGCTGGGCATACAAAACGTCAACCACATCAGCAGCGTCAGCGGCTTCGATCGCCAGGGCATGGTGGGCAAGACGCGGGTGGCCACCGCGGGCGAGCCGAAGGGGTTGTTTGCCGCGGTGTCTGGCAAGGCGCTGACTGCGGCCGACTTGCGGCACGTGCCCAACGACGTGGCCTTTGCCGTTGTGGGCCGACTTGATCTGGACGACGTTTTGCGCCGCGTCTTGGAGGGGGTCGCCAAAGTCGATCCGGCGGCCCGCGCGGGAGCCGACAACGCCCTGAAAGCGGCCGATGCGCAGCTCGGTTTCAGCCTGTCCGGCGATCTCTTGCCAGCCCTGGGCGATGTGTGGTGCGCCTACGGCGCTCAGGCCGACGCGACGCCGGGCAAGAA
Proteins encoded in this region:
- a CDS encoding ATPase domain-containing protein, which translates into the protein MNDRTNDVRRLSTGVEGLDELLGGGLLPGTLTVVSGATGIGKTQLGIQFARAGKEQEGRTGLVFDMSARGDAQSHDEYARRMFGWQLRAAPTDRVPGSRELFDLACPLGDYLHVFDYAGRRVTRGDLEFEAWQDWQAELARKLNVTIAFFYGNFLRGARRVVADGIEPAHRASESIQFELFEYVYHQILRKDHDWVARDLLRERYRAHAGQVEANAYDYRQVSCLLLYTSPEAMLEELISRKLDEGDVLSNANTVIYLGKIREGNKLSKALYIAKHRGSACSDEIVPYTITERGMTAG
- a CDS encoding thioredoxin domain-containing protein yields the protein MAVLFATIGAGQEPKSENQRRANRLAKETSPYLLLHAHNPVDWYPWGAEALDRAKTEKKPIFLSIGYSSCYWCHVMERESFMDDEIADFMNKNFVCIKVDREERPDVDEIYMAALHALGRPGGWPLTMFLTPDAKPFFGGTYFPPRDKEIAPAAGAGPAQRVTGLLTLLTLVAERWQKAPDELTTVGDQLADYLRRELGKQALAPQALEDGVVQAAVAALADQYDGEHGGFGYSTANPRRPKFPEPSNLMLLLDHARRTNDDDARTMLVVTLEKMAAGGIRDHLGGGFHRYSTDRFWRIPHFEKMLYDNGQLASLYAEAWQLTARDDFRQVAEEILAFVGREMTDPCGGFYAAIDAETDGDEGAFYVWKRQEAKDVLEPAEYERVAAVYGVDGPPNFEKRYVLELARPLEKSAERERMPLAVFQQRLEASRKKLLAVRGRRKRPLTDTKILTGWNGLMIRGFADAGRLFGNESYLAAARRAADAVLQHLRTPEGRLLHSYTSGQAKLNAYLDDYAFFVDGLLALHRATDEKKWLDAAAELTAVQQRLFWDDGAGGFFFTSDDHETLLARPKDPIDSATPSGNSVSAGNLAYLASALGKPDDLLRAEKTVTAFARFLNRSPAAMPRMVVSWSAIRIQKVAGAEPGQ
- a CDS encoding FHA domain-containing protein gives rise to the protein MAQVIGLLRIAPRQPVLSQCCGNGEDAMEAKLVVVGGKANRSEVKLKLPSMIGRGRDADLTVAHATVSRHHCLIYELEGALVVRDNGSLNGTVVEGQRVQEALLKPGETLTIGPLTFRAEYEHNGHFPDLNGDRPSATAASPDEVEEALPIVDTSSQRDEPAARAPRAAAATSEPAGVSDVGDSSDDHAKAFGFLSEEPQAEPASDATFNFLDESEKDEGAAVAEPASRPAVEPSATTSDKGDDTFQLADDPPASADAKPRKKPASSPKAAVRKKTAPAQPVDNLEINGSEAGASKTADSGGDAALDDFLNSLGLDN
- a CDS encoding tRNA-dihydrouridine synthase; the protein is MAGFTNYAYRQIVREFGGVGLQATEMISAKGFLAQEERRQELPDRLWGVKEEPRPLAVQIWDNDPAILAEVGARLAHEFQISVVDLNFGCPVKQVTVDAHSGSYLLRDPERVGRIVERVVAACRPTPVTAKIRLGCTRDKITAPAVAQAVEDAGGAALTVHGRTAQDFFQGSADWENIAALKQHLRRIPLIGNGDLDSPEKVVFALTRYPVDGVMIARAALSRPWLFRQAAAALAGQPVPPDLDLAAERTLLLYHFRLVVARFGADKGTRLMRKFACCYAQGRPGAREFRTYAARVSTPAELHHVVETYFPRGEATSSTSPAGPRR
- a CDS encoding DUF3891 family protein yields the protein MIRRSKTATGEEQWVLISQVEHARLSGALAGPWGKEPFARLAPREGIVAAVAHHDDGWAAWEIAPKVDAQTGRPLDFTETALTDSLAIWRESIRAAAGIGPLAGYMVSGHFTRLLERFSGRWKSDATATALANDFLTEQQAERDKWLAMWQKTAGDSADRAAADRAVSWLQMFDALSLWLCCAERREPQEFAPPGGPVLTLRPTTGPYAISVSPWPFLTDELEVAALGRAIAVRPYADPSDVVTAAAQPVTLNWSLRRAESTSPRHDEARPAC